The following are encoded in a window of Lichenicola cladoniae genomic DNA:
- a CDS encoding peptidase domain-containing ABC transporter, whose translation MDQRDENAGDLGIPPDAPAAGHTAKMPEPLLVRLRAVMAASKYHGVELDPKTFRAEPNEPSPSPATLVRWLDDQGMVAKGMHLKWRYLLRMFNTPPVVLMFKDGSAGLFISADYSRGVVWLRDPMGDEGDPLVAVDELRLSQVWTGDVLLIRRSRTQAESESPVDIRWLTRVVMREKKSLRDIALASMVLSVLTILPALIIMQVINKVIGQHSMATLFSIVMIMITITFYETLLSYARRELVLVMTARIDSRISIHIFNRLLSLPLEYFERQQAGNVIGRVMAIYKVRDFMTGSLLRTFLDMFTLVLILPFLFFLNATLAWMVLAAAGAIGLIVVIFMGPVAYYVGRVTGAEMARGAVLYESIAGIRTLKTLALEPARRQEWDEKTAEVTRWKLAAGRMSNWPQTIIMPIEMFISRGVLLVGAYLALSDTTGGAVGAGGLVAFMMLGGRVASPLVGFARLLEDFTEVRSSLEQAGSVLNNPTETKALTTGMRPKIQGALSFIDVNFAYPGSPTKALDGVDFEIPAGTMLGVVGRSGSGKSTLTRLLQGVSRNYTGYLKLDGIDMREINLNHLRRSFGVVLQDNFLFRGTIRDNITAGRPGLTLDDVVQAARLAGAEEFIERMPAGYETFIEEGSTNISGGQKQRLAIARALISDPRLLILDEATSALDPESEALVNANLQRIGKGRTMVIVSHRLSSLVDCDQILVMEMGKVDDIAPHNVLVERCAIYRQLWLQQNRHMNPDRNAGPAPMLAEGD comes from the coding sequence GTGGATCAACGCGACGAAAATGCTGGTGACCTCGGCATTCCGCCGGATGCGCCTGCTGCGGGGCACACTGCCAAGATGCCCGAGCCCCTGCTGGTCCGGCTTCGCGCGGTCATGGCGGCGTCGAAATATCACGGTGTAGAGCTCGACCCGAAGACGTTCCGGGCCGAGCCGAACGAGCCGTCGCCGTCGCCCGCCACGCTTGTGCGCTGGCTGGACGACCAGGGCATGGTCGCCAAGGGGATGCACCTGAAGTGGCGCTACCTGCTCCGCATGTTCAACACCCCGCCGGTCGTCCTCATGTTCAAGGACGGCTCCGCAGGCCTTTTCATCTCCGCCGATTATTCGCGCGGCGTGGTCTGGCTGCGCGACCCGATGGGCGACGAGGGCGATCCGTTGGTCGCCGTGGACGAGCTGCGGCTGTCGCAGGTCTGGACCGGCGACGTCCTGCTGATCCGCCGTTCCCGCACCCAGGCGGAGTCCGAGTCGCCGGTCGACATCCGCTGGCTGACCCGGGTCGTGATGCGCGAGAAGAAGTCGCTCCGCGACATCGCGCTGGCCTCGATGGTGCTGTCGGTGCTGACCATCCTGCCCGCCCTGATCATCATGCAGGTCATCAACAAGGTCATCGGCCAGCATTCAATGGCGACCTTATTCTCGATCGTGATGATCATGATCACCATCACCTTCTACGAGACCCTGCTGAGCTATGCCCGGCGCGAGCTGGTGCTGGTCATGACGGCCCGCATCGACAGCCGGATCAGCATCCACATCTTCAACCGGCTGCTGTCCCTGCCGCTGGAATATTTCGAGCGGCAGCAGGCCGGTAACGTGATCGGCCGGGTCATGGCGATCTACAAGGTCCGCGACTTCATGACCGGGTCGCTGCTGCGCACCTTCCTGGACATGTTCACGCTGGTGCTGATCCTGCCGTTCCTGTTCTTCCTGAACGCGACCCTGGCCTGGATGGTGCTCGCCGCCGCCGGAGCGATCGGACTGATCGTGGTCATTTTCATGGGCCCGGTCGCCTACTATGTCGGGCGCGTAACCGGTGCCGAGATGGCGCGCGGCGCGGTGCTCTACGAATCCATCGCCGGTATCCGCACGCTCAAGACGCTGGCGCTCGAGCCGGCCCGTCGCCAGGAGTGGGACGAGAAGACCGCCGAGGTCACCCGCTGGAAGCTCGCAGCCGGCCGCATGAGCAACTGGCCGCAGACCATCATCATGCCGATCGAGATGTTCATCAGCCGCGGCGTGCTGCTGGTCGGTGCCTATCTGGCGCTGAGCGACACCACCGGCGGTGCCGTCGGCGCCGGTGGCCTGGTCGCGTTCATGATGCTCGGTGGGCGCGTGGCCTCGCCGCTGGTCGGCTTCGCCCGCCTGCTCGAGGATTTCACCGAGGTCCGGTCGTCGCTCGAGCAGGCCGGCTCGGTGCTGAACAACCCGACCGAGACCAAGGCGCTGACCACCGGCATGCGGCCCAAGATCCAGGGCGCGCTGTCGTTCATCGACGTGAACTTCGCCTATCCGGGTTCGCCGACCAAGGCGCTGGACGGCGTCGACTTCGAGATCCCGGCCGGTACCATGCTGGGCGTGGTCGGCCGAAGCGGCTCGGGCAAGTCGACCCTCACCCGCCTGCTGCAGGGCGTAAGCCGGAACTATACCGGCTACCTGAAGCTCGACGGCATCGACATGCGCGAGATCAACCTGAACCATCTGCGCCGCTCGTTCGGCGTGGTGCTGCAGGACAACTTCCTGTTCCGCGGCACCATCCGCGACAACATCACCGCCGGCCGTCCCGGACTGACCCTGGACGACGTGGTTCAGGCGGCAAGACTTGCGGGCGCCGAGGAGTTCATCGAGCGCATGCCGGCCGGCTACGAGACCTTCATCGAGGAAGGCTCGACCAACATCTCCGGTGGCCAGAAGCAGCGCCTGGCGATCGCCCGCGCACTGATCTCCGATCCGCGGCTGCTGATCCTGGACGAGGCCACCTCGGCGCTCGATCCGGAGAGCGAGGCGCTGGTCAACGCGAACCTGCAGCGTATCGGCAAGGGTCGGACGATGGTCATCGTGTCCCACCGTCTCTCGTCGTTGGTAGATTGCGACCAGATCCTGGTCATGGAAATGGGCAAGGTGGACGACATCGCCCCGCATAACGTGCTGGTCGAGCGTTGCGCCATCTATCGCCAGCTCTGGCTGCAGCAGAATCGCCACATGAACCCGGACCGCAATGCCGGCCCGGCTCCCATGCTCGCCGAGGGAGATTGA
- the metH gene encoding methionine synthase, with product MARPHLLDALRDQVLLCDGGMGSRVQMLDLDVERDYWDRENCTEVLNLSRPELVRDIHRGYFEAGADMVETNSFGGSPITLAEFDLGDRTHEINRIAGELAREAADSFSDGRHRYVVGSIGPGTKLPSLGNIAYDPLEAALAEQCRGLIAGGVDALLIETCQDTLQIKAAVNGAKLARLEAGTDTPIFVQVTVETTGTLLVGPDIAAAATTIHALDVPLIGLNCATGPQEMSEHVRWLAANWPGLLSVQPNAGLPELVDGATYYPLSPAEMASWVERFINEDGLNLIGGCCGTGTDHIQALDSMLRRRAGSSRRPAPTLRRPVWIPSVASLYSQTPLRQENSYFSIGERCNANGSRKWRELQENADWDGCVAVGREQAEEGSNALDVCTAFVGRDEIMEMDEVIRRFTSSVNAPLVIDSTETPVLESALKLHGGKAIINSINFEDGEAPATDRLVLARKFGAAVIALTIDEVGMAKTPEEKLRIAERLVAFACDKHGLPQSDLMIDPLTFTVATGNEDDRKLGAWTLEGIRLIRDRFPDIQIILGLSNISFGLNPAARAVLNSVFLDLAVKAGMSGAIVHVSKIRPLHLIAPEEVQVANDLIFDRRREDYDPLKRLLELFADRKASEATKKVRAETVEGRLRDRIVDGDRKGLEAELDEAMAKMPPLEIINTILLDGMKIVGELFGSGKMQLPFVLQSAETMKASVAHLEPHMERKEGQQRGTIVLATVKGDVHDIGKNLVDIILTNNGYRVWNLGIKVPLADMIAAAREHKADAIGMSGLLVKSTVVMRENLMEMARQGLDVPVLLGGAALTRNYVEEECVAAYTGTDGGVGRVAYARDAFDGLTLMDKVATGQFEDYLSAIQSRRKGKARVNKRAPEQAESRGFQPVDAAAATLRRRRLNDGVEVPAPPFWGPRVVQATPNAVIPFLNERSLYQFQWGFRKQGRSLDDFLGWAKQELRPVMKRMLALCAEQDILKPQAIYGYWKAAGDGNDLILFEPDGTTEAARFSLPRQPREDGACIADFVRDIGDGGADGRDVIGLQVVTVGQKASDVARVWFEDNRYQDYLYLHGLSVEMAEAMAEYTHKRMRAELGFAAEDDRDMDKLLSQGYRGSRYSYGYPACPKLEDQEPLLRLLDASRVGVSLSDEWQLHPEQSTSALVIFNREAKYFSI from the coding sequence ATGGCTCGACCCCATCTCCTCGACGCCCTCCGGGACCAGGTGCTGCTCTGCGATGGCGGCATGGGCTCGCGCGTGCAGATGCTCGATCTCGATGTCGAGCGCGACTACTGGGACCGCGAGAACTGCACCGAGGTGCTCAACCTGTCCCGCCCCGAACTGGTCCGCGACATCCATCGCGGCTACTTCGAGGCCGGCGCCGACATGGTCGAGACCAACAGCTTCGGCGGCTCGCCGATCACCCTGGCCGAATTCGACCTCGGCGATCGCACTCACGAGATCAACCGGATCGCCGGCGAGCTGGCCCGCGAGGCCGCCGACAGCTTCTCCGACGGCCGCCACCGCTATGTGGTCGGCTCGATCGGGCCCGGCACCAAGCTGCCGTCGCTCGGCAACATCGCCTATGACCCGCTGGAAGCGGCGCTGGCGGAGCAGTGCCGCGGGCTGATCGCCGGCGGCGTCGACGCGCTGCTGATCGAAACCTGCCAGGACACGCTGCAGATCAAGGCGGCGGTGAACGGCGCCAAGCTCGCCCGCCTCGAAGCCGGTACCGACACGCCGATTTTCGTGCAGGTGACGGTCGAGACCACCGGCACGCTGCTGGTCGGTCCGGACATCGCGGCGGCGGCCACCACCATCCACGCGCTCGACGTGCCGTTGATCGGGCTGAACTGCGCCACCGGGCCGCAGGAGATGTCGGAGCATGTTCGGTGGCTCGCCGCCAACTGGCCCGGCCTGCTGTCGGTACAGCCCAATGCCGGCCTGCCCGAGCTGGTCGATGGTGCCACCTACTATCCGCTGTCGCCGGCCGAGATGGCGAGCTGGGTCGAGCGCTTCATCAACGAGGACGGGCTCAACCTGATCGGCGGCTGCTGCGGCACCGGCACCGACCATATCCAGGCACTGGACTCGATGCTCCGCCGTCGCGCCGGGTCGAGCCGCCGGCCCGCGCCGACCCTGCGCCGCCCGGTCTGGATCCCGTCGGTCGCCAGCCTGTACAGCCAGACCCCGTTGCGCCAGGAGAACAGCTACTTCTCGATCGGCGAGCGCTGCAACGCGAACGGCTCCCGCAAGTGGCGCGAGCTGCAGGAGAATGCCGACTGGGACGGCTGCGTCGCGGTCGGGCGCGAGCAGGCCGAGGAAGGCTCGAATGCGCTCGACGTGTGCACCGCCTTCGTCGGGCGCGACGAGATCATGGAGATGGACGAGGTGATCCGCCGCTTCACCAGCTCGGTGAACGCGCCGCTGGTGATCGACAGCACCGAGACGCCGGTGCTCGAGAGCGCACTCAAGCTGCATGGCGGCAAGGCGATCATCAACTCGATCAATTTCGAGGATGGCGAAGCGCCGGCGACCGACCGGCTGGTGCTGGCCCGCAAGTTCGGCGCGGCCGTTATCGCGCTCACCATCGACGAGGTCGGGATGGCGAAAACCCCCGAGGAGAAGCTTCGCATTGCCGAGCGCCTGGTCGCGTTCGCCTGCGACAAGCACGGGTTGCCGCAATCCGACCTGATGATCGATCCGCTGACCTTCACCGTGGCCACCGGCAACGAGGATGACCGCAAGCTCGGCGCCTGGACGCTGGAGGGGATCCGGTTGATCCGCGACCGCTTCCCCGACATCCAGATCATTCTCGGCCTGTCAAACATCTCGTTCGGACTCAATCCGGCGGCACGCGCGGTGCTGAACTCGGTGTTCCTCGATCTTGCCGTCAAGGCCGGCATGTCCGGGGCGATCGTGCATGTCAGCAAGATCCGGCCACTGCACCTGATCGCGCCGGAGGAGGTGCAGGTCGCCAACGACCTGATCTTCGATCGCCGACGCGAGGATTACGATCCGCTGAAGCGGCTGCTGGAGCTGTTCGCCGACCGCAAGGCTTCCGAGGCCACCAAGAAGGTACGGGCCGAGACGGTCGAGGGGCGGCTGCGCGACCGGATCGTCGACGGTGACCGCAAGGGGCTGGAAGCCGAGCTCGACGAGGCGATGGCGAAGATGCCGCCGTTGGAGATCATCAACACGATCCTGCTCGACGGTATGAAGATCGTCGGCGAGCTGTTCGGCTCGGGCAAGATGCAGCTCCCGTTCGTGCTGCAGTCTGCCGAAACCATGAAGGCGTCGGTGGCGCATCTCGAACCGCACATGGAGCGAAAGGAAGGCCAGCAGCGCGGAACCATCGTGCTGGCAACGGTCAAGGGCGACGTTCACGACATCGGCAAGAACCTGGTCGACATCATCCTGACCAACAACGGCTACAGGGTCTGGAACCTCGGCATCAAGGTGCCGCTGGCCGACATGATCGCCGCCGCCCGCGAGCATAAGGCGGACGCGATCGGCATGTCCGGGCTACTGGTGAAGTCGACCGTGGTGATGCGCGAGAACCTCATGGAAATGGCGCGCCAGGGGCTCGATGTCCCGGTGCTGCTCGGTGGTGCGGCGCTGACCCGCAATTATGTCGAGGAAGAATGCGTCGCCGCCTACACCGGCACCGACGGCGGGGTCGGCCGGGTCGCCTATGCACGCGATGCGTTTGACGGGCTGACGCTGATGGACAAGGTGGCGACCGGCCAGTTCGAGGATTATCTCAGCGCCATCCAGTCACGCCGCAAGGGCAAAGCCCGGGTGAACAAGCGGGCTCCGGAACAGGCGGAGTCGCGTGGGTTCCAGCCGGTAGATGCCGCAGCTGCGACGTTGCGACGGCGGCGGCTGAACGACGGGGTCGAGGTGCCGGCGCCGCCGTTCTGGGGGCCGCGCGTGGTGCAGGCGACGCCGAATGCGGTGATCCCCTTCCTTAACGAGCGCAGCCTCTATCAATTCCAGTGGGGCTTCCGGAAACAGGGACGCTCGCTGGACGACTTCCTGGGCTGGGCCAAGCAGGAACTGCGTCCGGTGATGAAGCGCATGCTGGCCCTGTGCGCCGAGCAGGACATCCTGAAGCCGCAGGCGATCTACGGGTATTGGAAAGCGGCCGGCGACGGCAACGACCTGATCCTGTTCGAGCCGGACGGCACCACCGAGGCGGCGCGCTTCTCCCTGCCCCGGCAGCCGCGCGAGGACGGCGCATGCATCGCGGATTTCGTGCGCGACATCGGCGATGGCGGCGCCGACGGGCGCGACGTCATCGGGTTGCAGGTGGTGACGGTAGGCCAGAAGGCGTCCGACGTGGCGCGGGTCTGGTTCGAGGATAATCGTTACCAGGACTACCTCTATCTGCACGGATTATCGGTCGAAATGGCCGAGGCGATGGCGGAATACACACACAAGCGGATGCGCGCCGAACTCGGCTTTGCCGCCGAGGACGACCGTGACATGGACAAGCTGCTGTCCCAGGGATATCGCGGCTCGCGCTACTCCTACGGCTATCCGGCCTGCCCGAAACTCGAGGACCAGGAGCCGCTGCTGCGGCTGCTCGACGCGAGCCGGGTCGGGGTGTCGCTGTCGGACGAATGGCAGCTGCATCCGGAGCAATCGACCAGCGCTCTGGTGATCTTCAACCGGGAGGCAAAGTACTTTTCCATCTGA
- a CDS encoding Hint domain-containing protein, giving the protein MLNGVAAATASITSYSNGTLTYVNNGVSYQIIFGGMAASVGTSNFAIGSVAAIEGGNASTFANNLVISYVPCFLRGTMIATPDGERPVESFRAGDLVSVLEGGARVARPLIWTGGQTMRTGEFADPGAMCPIRIRSGAFADAIPHRDLLVTPEHCILTEAGLVPARMLVNGSSILIDRSIPDYAFFHLELERHGILLSEGLATESYLDTGNRGVFASVGATDRPMVIAAPLAVSRALVEPLWNRLFARAGLLGFAPTQASFAVTSQPDLRLLLDDGRELGACLHHEHRHMFHIPQGTRPLRLLSRSAIPAETIGPFVDDRRTLGVAVDRLVLWAGLDGTVLAAADMNLGGWHPHEASGRWTDGNAGLDLPKAGSDTFLDVHVAATMFYRDEACMAG; this is encoded by the coding sequence GTGCTCAACGGCGTCGCCGCCGCGACCGCCTCAATCACCAGCTACAGCAACGGCACGCTGACCTACGTGAACAACGGCGTCAGCTACCAGATCATCTTCGGCGGCATGGCGGCCAGCGTCGGCACGTCGAACTTCGCGATCGGATCGGTGGCGGCCATCGAAGGCGGCAATGCCTCGACCTTCGCCAACAACCTGGTGATCAGCTACGTCCCCTGCTTCCTGCGAGGCACGATGATCGCCACGCCGGATGGCGAGAGGCCGGTCGAGAGTTTCCGCGCCGGCGATCTCGTCAGCGTCCTCGAGGGTGGGGCCCGGGTCGCCAGGCCGCTCATCTGGACCGGCGGCCAGACCATGCGGACCGGCGAGTTCGCGGATCCGGGAGCGATGTGCCCGATCCGGATCCGCAGCGGAGCATTTGCGGACGCCATCCCCCATCGCGACCTGCTGGTCACGCCCGAGCATTGCATCCTGACCGAGGCCGGTCTCGTCCCGGCGCGGATGCTGGTGAACGGCAGTTCGATCCTGATCGACCGGAGCATCCCGGACTACGCGTTCTTCCATCTCGAGCTGGAGCGGCACGGCATCCTGCTGTCCGAGGGCCTGGCCACGGAGAGCTATCTCGACACCGGCAATCGCGGCGTGTTCGCGAGCGTCGGGGCGACCGACCGGCCTATGGTGATAGCGGCACCGCTGGCGGTCAGCCGTGCCCTGGTGGAACCGCTCTGGAACCGGCTCTTCGCCCGCGCCGGGCTTCTCGGCTTCGCGCCCACGCAGGCCAGCTTCGCCGTGACCAGTCAGCCGGACCTGCGCCTGCTGCTCGATGACGGGCGTGAACTCGGCGCCTGCCTGCATCACGAGCACCGCCACATGTTCCATATCCCGCAAGGCACCCGCCCGCTGCGGCTCCTGTCGCGCTCTGCAATTCCGGCCGAGACGATCGGACCGTTCGTCGACGATCGTCGCACGCTGGGTGTTGCCGTCGATCGGCTGGTGCTCTGGGCCGGGCTGGATGGGACGGTGCTGGCCGCCGCTGACATGAACCTCGGAGGCTGGCATCCGCATGAGGCAAGCGGACGCTGGACCGACGGGAATGCCGGGCTCGACCTGCCCAAGGCCGGTTCGGATACCTTCCTGGACGTGCATGTCGCTGCGACGATGTTCTACCGCGACGAGGCGTGCATGGCCGGCTGA
- a CDS encoding class I SAM-dependent methyltransferase, producing MNVAARRPVIAPWGIDAPGMIRVNLAIAALMLIVQLVEGALVIGPLRIVLWLPILFCAAPGFAMLGYSIWGKPRHCNRLLALHDWRGDEMVLDVGTGRGVLLAGAARRALRGHAIGIDLWQAKDLSGNGADQTRAAMDREGVADRTGICSGDARALPLPDESIDVVVSNLCLHNIPQKDGRALACREIARVLRPGGVALLSDMMHLGDYAATLRNEGLSVQRRGPWPLTTFPPLGIVMARKSDAGASAARS from the coding sequence ATGAACGTCGCTGCTCGCAGGCCGGTCATCGCTCCATGGGGCATCGATGCGCCCGGAATGATCCGGGTGAACCTCGCCATCGCCGCGCTGATGCTCATCGTGCAGCTTGTCGAAGGGGCGCTGGTGATCGGGCCCTTACGCATCGTCCTCTGGCTCCCGATCCTGTTCTGTGCAGCCCCGGGCTTTGCCATGCTGGGGTATTCAATCTGGGGCAAGCCACGGCACTGCAACCGGCTGCTCGCCCTGCATGACTGGCGTGGCGACGAGATGGTGCTCGATGTCGGGACCGGGCGCGGCGTGCTTCTTGCCGGCGCGGCCCGTCGGGCGTTGCGAGGGCACGCGATCGGCATCGATCTCTGGCAGGCCAAGGATCTGAGCGGTAACGGCGCGGACCAGACGAGAGCGGCCATGGACCGTGAGGGGGTGGCCGACCGGACCGGTATCTGTTCAGGGGACGCCCGAGCCTTGCCGCTGCCGGACGAGTCCATCGACGTCGTCGTATCGAACTTGTGCCTGCACAATATCCCGCAAAAAGATGGGCGCGCCCTGGCATGCCGCGAGATCGCCCGCGTCCTGCGCCCCGGAGGCGTCGCGTTGCTCTCCGACATGATGCATCTCGGTGACTACGCTGCGACGCTCCGCAACGAAGGTCTCTCCGTGCAGCGCCGTGGACCCTGGCCGCTGACCACGTTCCCACCGCTCGGGATCGTCATGGCCCGCAAGTCCGATGCGGGTGCATCTGCAGCCCGATCGTAA
- a CDS encoding DUF1993 domain-containing protein, with translation MAFTIYDASIPMMVRMLQNLSSILDKAAAHAAAKGIQPATMIESSLAPDMFNLARQVQSAADAAKAGAARLSGEVPPSHADTETTFDELKGRIAKVIAYVESFTPEQINAGGERSITIPARGEPHVFKNGGDYLTQFLIPNFFFHVTTAYGLVRQQGVEIGKMTYLTGV, from the coding sequence TTGGCATTCACGATCTATGACGCCTCCATCCCGATGATGGTTCGCATGTTGCAAAATCTCTCCAGCATCCTGGACAAGGCAGCCGCCCATGCCGCGGCCAAGGGCATCCAGCCCGCCACCATGATCGAATCCAGTCTGGCACCGGACATGTTCAACCTGGCGCGCCAGGTGCAGAGCGCGGCGGATGCCGCCAAGGCCGGTGCTGCCCGGCTCAGCGGCGAAGTGCCCCCGAGCCACGCCGATACCGAGACCACGTTCGACGAGCTGAAAGGCCGCATCGCGAAGGTCATCGCTTATGTCGAGAGCTTCACCCCGGAGCAGATCAATGCGGGCGGGGAGCGGAGCATCACCATTCCGGCGCGCGGCGAACCGCACGTGTTCAAGAATGGCGGGGACTACCTGACGCAGTTCCTCATCCCGAACTTCTTCTTCCACGTCACGACAGCCTACGGCCTGGTACGGCAGCAGGGCGTGGAAATCGGCAAGATGACCTACCTCACCGGCGTGTAG
- a CDS encoding CvpA family protein: protein MSWVDLAVLAILVLSGLIGLMRGGAREILGLCAWIGAAVLATRIYPQGLPLSRRLIGDDAVADPVAFMVVFVVLLIAFLLVAAALGSLVRGSLLGSLDRLAGGFFGLVRGFAVLVVAYLVVVPLLPTDEWPQSVRDSRSLFYVRQGAFFVAARLPDRFRPNLGSNPTDGPAGASGEDHAT from the coding sequence ATGAGCTGGGTCGACCTCGCCGTGCTCGCGATCCTCGTGTTGTCTGGGCTGATCGGGCTGATGCGGGGCGGTGCCCGCGAAATTCTCGGACTGTGCGCCTGGATCGGCGCGGCCGTGCTGGCGACGCGGATCTATCCACAAGGTCTGCCCCTGTCGCGCCGCCTGATCGGCGATGACGCGGTGGCGGACCCGGTCGCCTTCATGGTGGTGTTCGTCGTGCTGCTGATCGCGTTCCTGCTGGTGGCGGCAGCCCTGGGCAGCCTGGTACGCGGATCCCTGCTGGGCAGCCTCGATCGCCTGGCGGGGGGCTTCTTCGGGCTGGTTCGGGGGTTTGCCGTGCTGGTGGTCGCCTATCTGGTAGTGGTGCCGCTGCTCCCGACCGATGAGTGGCCACAATCCGTGCGCGACAGCCGCAGCCTGTTCTATGTTCGCCAGGGCGCCTTCTTCGTGGCGGCCCGATTGCCGGACCGGTTTCGCCCCAATCTCGGTTCGAACCCCACCGACGGCCCAGCCGGGGCGTCCGGGGAAGACCATGCCACCTGA
- the purF gene encoding amidophosphoribosyltransferase, which translates to MLGEPSGPHDDDKPHEECGVFGIWNAHDAGAMTALGLHALQHRGQEATGIVSFDKQGSGFHTHKGLGLVGDVFGDARIIGALPGHAAVGHNRYATTGATVIRNVQPLYAEFEFGGLAVGHNGNLTNAANLRRALVRRGCIFQSTTDSEVFIHLIAISLYSSVTDRLTDALKQVIGAYSLVVLTQEGLIGVRDPLGVRPLILGRIDQPSENGLETKPSWVLASESCALDIVGAEFERDIEPGEIVIINDDGVRSIRPFGNQAGRFCVFEYIYFARPDSVLDGHGVYEARKRIGVELARESAIEADVIVPVPDSGVPSAIGFAVASGIPFELGIIRNHYVGRTFIEPTDQIRNLGVKLKHSANKAMIEGKRVVLVDDSIVRGTTSRKIVEMVRAAGATEVHMRISSPPTTHSCFYGIDTPERGKLLAANHSVEEMARLIGADSLAFISIDGLYRALGRPEGRDPETPHYCDACFTGDYPISLADIDENSRARAPVLVSEAS; encoded by the coding sequence ATGCTCGGCGAGCCGAGCGGGCCGCACGACGACGACAAGCCGCACGAGGAATGCGGCGTGTTCGGGATCTGGAACGCGCATGATGCCGGCGCCATGACGGCACTCGGCCTGCACGCGCTGCAGCATCGCGGCCAGGAGGCGACCGGTATCGTCTCGTTCGACAAACAAGGCAGCGGCTTCCATACCCACAAGGGTCTCGGCCTGGTCGGCGACGTGTTCGGCGATGCCCGCATAATCGGCGCCCTGCCCGGCCATGCCGCGGTCGGCCATAACCGCTACGCCACCACCGGCGCCACGGTGATCCGCAACGTTCAGCCGCTCTACGCCGAGTTCGAGTTCGGCGGCCTGGCGGTCGGGCATAACGGCAACCTGACCAACGCCGCCAACCTCAGGCGGGCACTGGTCCGGCGCGGCTGCATCTTCCAGTCGACAACGGACAGCGAGGTGTTCATCCACCTCATCGCCATCAGCCTCTATTCCAGCGTGACCGACCGGCTCACCGATGCGCTCAAGCAGGTGATCGGCGCCTATTCGCTCGTGGTGCTGACCCAGGAGGGGCTCATCGGGGTTCGCGACCCGCTCGGGGTACGGCCGCTGATCCTGGGGCGCATCGACCAGCCGTCCGAGAACGGCCTGGAGACCAAGCCGTCCTGGGTACTGGCCAGCGAGAGCTGTGCACTCGATATCGTCGGCGCCGAATTCGAGCGCGATATCGAGCCGGGCGAAATCGTCATCATCAACGATGACGGCGTGCGCAGCATCAGGCCGTTCGGCAACCAGGCCGGCCGGTTCTGCGTGTTCGAATACATCTACTTCGCCCGCCCGGACTCGGTGCTCGACGGGCACGGGGTGTATGAGGCGCGAAAGCGGATCGGCGTCGAGCTGGCCCGCGAGAGCGCCATCGAGGCGGACGTGATCGTGCCGGTGCCGGACTCAGGCGTGCCGTCCGCGATCGGCTTCGCGGTGGCAAGTGGCATCCCATTCGAGCTCGGCATCATCCGCAACCACTACGTCGGCCGCACCTTCATCGAGCCGACCGACCAGATCCGCAATCTCGGAGTGAAGCTGAAGCATTCGGCCAACAAGGCGATGATCGAGGGCAAGCGGGTGGTGCTGGTCGACGACTCGATCGTACGCGGTACGACCAGCCGCAAGATCGTCGAGATGGTGCGGGCCGCGGGTGCCACCGAGGTGCACATGCGGATCTCGTCGCCGCCGACCACGCATAGCTGCTTCTACGGCATCGATACGCCGGAGCGCGGCAAGCTGCTGGCCGCCAACCACTCGGTCGAGGAAATGGCCCGGCTGATCGGCGCCGACAGCCTCGCCTTCATCTCGATCGACGGCTTGTATCGTGCACTCGGTCGGCCCGAGGGCCGCGATCCGGAGACGCCGCATTACTGCGACGCGTGCTTTACAGGCGACTACCCGATCAGCCTGGCCGATATCGACGAGAACAGCCGCGCCCGTGCGCCGGTGCTGGTGTCGGAGGCAAGCTGA
- a CDS encoding DUF2171 domain-containing protein, whose protein sequence is MIDLSQIKEHAEVIGADGVHVGTVDHLQGDRIKLTKKDSSDEKHHYIATSLVAEVEDGTVRLSANSDVALTFEETE, encoded by the coding sequence ATGATCGATCTGAGCCAGATCAAGGAACACGCCGAAGTGATCGGCGCCGACGGCGTGCATGTCGGCACCGTCGATCACCTTCAGGGTGACCGGATCAAGCTGACCAAGAAGGACTCGTCCGACGAGAAGCATCACTACATCGCGACGTCGCTCGTGGCCGAAGTAGAGGACGGCACGGTCCGGTTGTCGGCCAATTCGGACGTGGCGCTTACGTTCGAAGAAACCGAATAA